One genomic segment of Ictidomys tridecemlineatus isolate mIctTri1 chromosome Y, mIctTri1.hap1, whole genome shotgun sequence includes these proteins:
- the LOC144372078 gene encoding uncharacterized protein LOC144372078 isoform X1, giving the protein MRFDPLFPEKFHTEGENDENTEEPFRVQSLEPYRENQLRNELLPVICGRNLHFSSNMGLIFWDSIPTQQVLDLLFPSASPSFLGTWVNLYSEASHQPPGFLSLQQLLSMWLLLGGLNLEHQAHHLLAAIEDGKSSQAKPESQADCATCSVSVTAPQPTPEPEPSPREGAEPESRTSGVSTRSSPKPQYNKRMRGRCLIHVYLEKERTTQYRSILVTCQDRAPVIIRRALDAHLLQQEDPENYELLQILSNHQKLRIPADGNVYYALDGRVDYDFLLRETAASKLFKVKPKEFLEPSVAVASRTPAAVSSSSAVAAGPLPQATQTNEWCMRKVTSSSSSLLHSSEQVEDSRFVHVLLEGQSLRETKRIPVTCQERVTSLIHRALDQNLLQHEDVDNFELLRMMSLHEKIKVPDHSLMYLSMNPQIKYYFIVRKRLEVKGKEFSESTSKFSRPLSHKQMGDTCLIRVHLETQSPKMAKTVLVTCHDRAPVIIRRALELHLLTQEKPEEYELCQIISHRQKLRIPAQANVFYAKNPHTKPNFVLRKRSLSQKNDEWIQPQPPSRPAKKAPALLRMLAKPFCCCVPGRG; this is encoded by the exons atgagatttgatcccctttttcctgaaaagttccacacggag ggtgaaaatgatgagaacacggaggagcccttcagggtacagagccttgaaccttacagggaGAACCAGCtgaggaatgagctcctgcctgtcatttgtgggaggaacctacatttcagcagcaacatggggttaatcttttgggattccatccccacccagcaggtgctggatctcttgttcccaag tgcctcaccttccttcctggggacctgggtgaacctctactccgaggcttcccatcagcctccaggctttctgagtctgcagcagctgctatccatgtggctcctgctgggaggcttgaacctggaacaccaagcacaccacctcctggccgcaattgaagatggcaaatcaagccaggcaaagcctgagagccaggcggactgtg ctacatgCTCAGTTTctgtcacggctcctcagccaaccccagagccagagccttctcccagggaaggggcagagccggagtccaggacatcaggggtctctactcggtcctccccaaagccccaatataacaagcggatgagaggcaggtgcctcattcacgtctatctggaaaaggaaaggacaacacagtataggagcatcctg gtgacctgccaggacagggctccagtcatcatccgcagggccttagatgcacacttgctccagcaggaggacccagaaaactacgagcttctgcaaattctctcgaaccatcaga agctgagaaTCCCTGCAGATGGAaacgtatattacgccctggatggcagagtggattatgactttcttcttcgggaaacagctgccagcaagttgtttaaagtcaagccaaaggag ttcttggagccttctgtggcagtggcatccaggaccccagcagctgtgagcagcagctctgcggtggctgcaggaccattgccccaggccacccaaaccaatgagtggtgcatgagaaaagtcaccagtagcagctcctcactgcttcactccagcgagcaggtggaagacagccgctttgtccacgtcctcctagagggacagagcctgagggagacaaagcgcatcccG gtgacgtgtcaggagagggtgacaagcctcatccacagggccttggaccaaaatttgttgcagcatgaggatgtggacaactttgagctgctgagaatgatgtctctgcatgaga aaatcaaggtccctgaccactcactcatgtatctgtccatgaatccacaaataaaatattatttcatcgtgaggaaacgcctcgaggtcaagggaaaggag ttctcagaatcaaccagCAAGttctccaggccgctttcccacaagcagatgggagacacctgcttaattcgtgtccacttagaaacacaaagtccaaagatggccaagactgttttg gtgacctgccacgatcgggctcctgtcATCATtcgcagggccctcgagctacacttgcttactcaggagaagccagAGGAATATGAGCTatgccaaatcatctctcaccgtcaga agctgaggattccagcccaggccaacgtattttacgcaaagaaccctcacacaaaacccaacttcgtgctgaggaaaaggagcctctcccaaaagaatgatgagtggatccagcctcaacctccctctcgtcctgcaaagaaggctccagccctcctgaggatgcttgcaaagccattctgctgctgtgtgcctgggcggggctga
- the LOC144372078 gene encoding uncharacterized protein LOC144372078 isoform X3: MGLIFWDSIPTQQVLDLLFPSASPSFLGTWVNLYSEASHQPPGFLSLQQLLSMWLLLGGLNLEHQAHHLLAAIEDGKSSQAKPESQADCATCSVSVTAPQPTPEPEPSPREGAEPESRTSGVSTRSSPKPQYNKRMRGRCLIHVYLEKERTTQYRSILVTCQDRAPVIIRRALDAHLLQQEDPENYELLQILSNHQKLRIPADGNVYYALDGRVDYDFLLRETAASKLFKVKPKEFLEPSVAVASRTPAAVSSSSAVAAGPLPQATQTNEWCMRKVTSSSSSLLHSSEQVEDSRFVHVLLEGQSLRETKRIPVTCQERVTSLIHRALDQNLLQHEDVDNFELLRMMSLHEKIKVPDHSLMYLSMNPQIKYYFIVRKRLEVKGKEFSESTSKFSRPLSHKQMGDTCLIRVHLETQSPKMAKTVLVTCHDRAPVIIRRALELHLLTQEKPEEYELCQIISHRQKLRIPAQANVFYAKNPHTKPNFVLRKRSLSQKNDEWIQPQPPSRPAKKAPALLRMLAKPFCCCVPGRG, from the exons atggggttaatcttttgggattccatccccacccagcaggtgctggatctcttgttcccaag tgcctcaccttccttcctggggacctgggtgaacctctactccgaggcttcccatcagcctccaggctttctgagtctgcagcagctgctatccatgtggctcctgctgggaggcttgaacctggaacaccaagcacaccacctcctggccgcaattgaagatggcaaatcaagccaggcaaagcctgagagccaggcggactgtg ctacatgCTCAGTTTctgtcacggctcctcagccaaccccagagccagagccttctcccagggaaggggcagagccggagtccaggacatcaggggtctctactcggtcctccccaaagccccaatataacaagcggatgagaggcaggtgcctcattcacgtctatctggaaaaggaaaggacaacacagtataggagcatcctg gtgacctgccaggacagggctccagtcatcatccgcagggccttagatgcacacttgctccagcaggaggacccagaaaactacgagcttctgcaaattctctcgaaccatcaga agctgagaaTCCCTGCAGATGGAaacgtatattacgccctggatggcagagtggattatgactttcttcttcgggaaacagctgccagcaagttgtttaaagtcaagccaaaggag ttcttggagccttctgtggcagtggcatccaggaccccagcagctgtgagcagcagctctgcggtggctgcaggaccattgccccaggccacccaaaccaatgagtggtgcatgagaaaagtcaccagtagcagctcctcactgcttcactccagcgagcaggtggaagacagccgctttgtccacgtcctcctagagggacagagcctgagggagacaaagcgcatcccG gtgacgtgtcaggagagggtgacaagcctcatccacagggccttggaccaaaatttgttgcagcatgaggatgtggacaactttgagctgctgagaatgatgtctctgcatgaga aaatcaaggtccctgaccactcactcatgtatctgtccatgaatccacaaataaaatattatttcatcgtgaggaaacgcctcgaggtcaagggaaaggag ttctcagaatcaaccagCAAGttctccaggccgctttcccacaagcagatgggagacacctgcttaattcgtgtccacttagaaacacaaagtccaaagatggccaagactgttttg gtgacctgccacgatcgggctcctgtcATCATtcgcagggccctcgagctacacttgcttactcaggagaagccagAGGAATATGAGCTatgccaaatcatctctcaccgtcaga agctgaggattccagcccaggccaacgtattttacgcaaagaaccctcacacaaaacccaacttcgtgctgaggaaaaggagcctctcccaaaagaatgatgagtggatccagcctcaacctccctctcgtcctgcaaagaaggctccagccctcctgaggatgcttgcaaagccattctgctgctgtgtgcctgggcggggctga
- the LOC144372078 gene encoding uncharacterized protein LOC144372078 isoform X4 yields MRFDPLFPEKFHTEGENDENTEEPFRVQSLEPYRENQLRNELLPVICGRNLHFSSNMGLIFWDSIPTQQVLDLLFPSASPSFLGTWVNLYSEASHQPPGFLSLQQLLSMWLLLGGLNLEHQAHHLLAAIEDGKSSQAKPESQADCATCSVSVTAPQPTPEPEPSPREGAEPESRTSGVSTRSSPKPQYNKRMRGRCLIHVYLEKERTTQYRSILVTCQDRAPVIIRRALDAHLLQQEDPENYELLQILSNHQKLRIPADGNVYYALDGRVDYDFLLRETAASKLFKVKPKEFLEPSVAVASRTPAAVSSSSAVAAGPLPQATQTNEWCMRKVTSSSSSLLHSSEQVEDSRFVHVLLEGQSLRETKRIPVTCQERVTSLIHRALDQNLLQHEDVDNFELLRMMSLHEKIKVPDHSLMYLSMNPQIKYYFIVRKRLEVKGKEFSESTSKFSRPLSHKQMGDTCLIRVHLETQSPKMAKTVLS; encoded by the exons atgagatttgatcccctttttcctgaaaagttccacacggag ggtgaaaatgatgagaacacggaggagcccttcagggtacagagccttgaaccttacagggaGAACCAGCtgaggaatgagctcctgcctgtcatttgtgggaggaacctacatttcagcagcaacatggggttaatcttttgggattccatccccacccagcaggtgctggatctcttgttcccaag tgcctcaccttccttcctggggacctgggtgaacctctactccgaggcttcccatcagcctccaggctttctgagtctgcagcagctgctatccatgtggctcctgctgggaggcttgaacctggaacaccaagcacaccacctcctggccgcaattgaagatggcaaatcaagccaggcaaagcctgagagccaggcggactgtg ctacatgCTCAGTTTctgtcacggctcctcagccaaccccagagccagagccttctcccagggaaggggcagagccggagtccaggacatcaggggtctctactcggtcctccccaaagccccaatataacaagcggatgagaggcaggtgcctcattcacgtctatctggaaaaggaaaggacaacacagtataggagcatcctg gtgacctgccaggacagggctccagtcatcatccgcagggccttagatgcacacttgctccagcaggaggacccagaaaactacgagcttctgcaaattctctcgaaccatcaga agctgagaaTCCCTGCAGATGGAaacgtatattacgccctggatggcagagtggattatgactttcttcttcgggaaacagctgccagcaagttgtttaaagtcaagccaaaggag ttcttggagccttctgtggcagtggcatccaggaccccagcagctgtgagcagcagctctgcggtggctgcaggaccattgccccaggccacccaaaccaatgagtggtgcatgagaaaagtcaccagtagcagctcctcactgcttcactccagcgagcaggtggaagacagccgctttgtccacgtcctcctagagggacagagcctgagggagacaaagcgcatcccG gtgacgtgtcaggagagggtgacaagcctcatccacagggccttggaccaaaatttgttgcagcatgaggatgtggacaactttgagctgctgagaatgatgtctctgcatgaga aaatcaaggtccctgaccactcactcatgtatctgtccatgaatccacaaataaaatattatttcatcgtgaggaaacgcctcgaggtcaagggaaaggag ttctcagaatcaaccagCAAGttctccaggccgctttcccacaagcagatgggagacacctgcttaattcgtgtccacttagaaacacaaagtccaaagatggccaagactgttttg agctga